Genomic window (Verrucomicrobiota bacterium):
AATCATCGCAATCACCTGGCTGCTTAGCGGCGCCACGCAAATCCGCGCCCAAGGCACGGCTTTCACGTATCAAGGCCGCCTTGCCGACACCGGCAGCCCCGCCAACGGTAATTATGACCTGAGGTTCACGGTTTACGATTCAACCAATAGTCCCGGCACGATCATCGCCGGGCCGCTCACCAATGCGCCGACCGTGGTGAGCAACGGTTTGTTCACCGTGAAGCTGGATTTCGGCGCGAGCGTGTTCACCGGCGCGGCGCGCTGGCTGGAGATTGCGGTGCGTACCAACGGCAGCGGCGCTTTCGCCACTCTCACGCCGCGTCAGCATTTAACGCCGACCCCGTATGCGATTTATGCCGGAGGCGCGAACGCCGCCGGCATCAGCGGAACACTTCCGGCCACCACTCTCAACGGCACCTACACCAACGCCGTCAACTTCAACAATGGCGCGAACAGTTTTGACGGAAGTTTCTACGGACAATTCTTCGGATCGAGTTTCATTGGCGGCAATTTCGTCGGCAATTTCATTGGCACGGGAAGTGGTTTGGCCGACGTTTGGCACACCGGCGGCAATCTCGGGACCACGGCGGGCGTGAACTTCCTCGGCACTACGGACAATGAGCCGCTCCAACTGCACGTCAATGGTCAACGTGTCCTGCGATTGGAACCAGTTTCGGACTTGACTGGATTTCTTCCCAATGTGATTGGAGGCAAGGACAATTACGTTGTCCCGGGCACGACCGGCGCATTCATCGGTGGTGGTGGCGGCGTCGGTCTCTCCAACACGATCGCGTCCACGGAAGGTGTCATTGCCGGAGGGTTTTTGAACCACATCGAAGCGGGCAATGCTCATGCCAGCGCGATCGGTGGTGGTTTTGACAACACCATCGAATTTGGCGCGGCGCGGTCGGTGATCGCTGGAGGCCATGCCAACCGCATCGGCACGAATGCGACAGGGGCGGTGGTCAGCGGCGGCGAAGTGAATGATGTGTTGGATGGGGCGTTCTGGGGAACCATCGGCGGTGGTTTCTTAAACACCATTCAGCCGAACGCTTCTTATTCCACCATTGGTGGCGGCGTGCAAAATACTATTCAGACCAACGCCTCTTATTCCTTCATCGGCGGTGGTTCTGGTAATCTGATTCTGCCAACGGCCGCTGTCTCGGTTATCGGCGGCGGCTTCGGCAACACCAATGGTGGTCTCTGGGCCACAATTCCCGGCGGTTACGCCAATGTCGCCAGCGGGACTTTCAGCTTCGCTGCCGGACACCAGGCCAAGGCGCGCCATGACGGGGCGTTTGTTTGGGCGGACTCCACCTCGGCTGATTTTGTGTCCACCGCCAGCGACCAATTCCTGGTCCGCGCATCCGGCGGATTATTTTTTTATAACGGCGCTCCCGGCGTCAATGTGGATCAGTTCAACGCGAACAATGGCGATATCGGTTACGCCTTAAGGTTTGGCATCGGCAGCGGGGAAGGGATCGGTTCCAAACGCACGCCTGGCGGTAACCAGTATGGCTTGGATTTTTACACACAATTTACCAATCGGATGGCAATTACTCAGAGTGGCCTTGTCGGCATCGGTACAAATAATCCAGCGGCGGCCCTGCACGTAGTGGGCGGCGGTACCACCAACCTTGCCCTCAAAATCTCGAATGGCGGCATCTCTGTTTCTGGTGCCGGCATCGGCACGAGTACGCCTGCGTTTGTTCATCGGGCATCGGCCGCAAATATCGAGGGCGGCGCCACGCATCGGACGACCATTACTCATCCGCTGACGGATGGCGATCATGACGCCATCCTCATCGTCACGCCCAACTACAATCCCGGCGAAACTGGAAACATACTCGACACTCACCCTATCGGAGTTTTCTACAACTCGTCACTGTCAAAATGGCAAATCTTCCACCAGGACTTCGCGGCGGTGACAACGGATGCTGCCTACAACGTACTGGTAATCAAACCTTGATTCTGGAATTACCAATTATGAAATCGCATCCAAGATTCTGCAGATATTCAACATTGCTCTCGCCTTTCCTCGCATTGGCTTTGGCGGCGCTCACTATTCGGACTGAAGCACAGCCATTCTCAATCGACTGGTTCACGATCGACAGCGGCGGCGGCACGAGCACGGGCGGCGTGTATGTCGTCAGCGGCACCGTTGGCCAACCGGACGCGGGCGCGACGATGAGCGGCGGGAATTATTCGGTGGACGGTGGATTCTGGAGTTTCATCGCCGCCGTGCAAACGCCGGGTGCACCGTTACTCTCCATCCGACTCACAACCACGAACACTGTGGCTGTTTCCTGGCCGTCGCCTTCCACCGGTTTCACGCTTCAGCAAAACACCAACGGTCTGGGGACTGTCAACTGGAGCAACATTGTCATCACGCCAAGCGACGATGGCACGACCAAGACTATCATTGTGAACCCGCCGACGGGGAACAGGTTTTATCGGTTGAAGAATCCGTAGCTGGTGCTGTCAAGCGGCGGCTGATCCGCTTTTTCCCAACGAGGGCAAGGCTGATCTCTTTCACCCGCAGACGCTCTTCCGCGGCTGTTGATGCGGCATAAACTTCGGGCGCCGATTGACAATCCACTTGCTTTCCCAGCGGATTCAGGCCTCAACTAAATCGTTCCGGTGAATTGCACGATGACTGCCAAAAAACCTTTTTAACCAAGCCACACTTATGAAGACATCTTTCCTCACTATCCGTAACCTCGGCGCAGCAGCGCTGCTGTTCACTTTCATCATTCTTCATTCAGCCTTCTGCGTTCCGGCTTTCGCCCAAGGCACCGCCTTCACGTATCAAGGACGGCTGACCGACGGCACGAATGTCGCCAGCGGCCCCGTCGAGTTGCAGTTGACCTTGTGGAACGCCCTGACCGGCGGCGCGCAAGTGGCCGCCGCGGTGCCGACGAGCACCGTCGTCACTGTCACCAACGGCCTGTTCACCATGCCCGTGGATTTCGGGGCGGCGGCATTCAACGGTGCCGACCGCTACGTGCAGATCGAATTGCGTACCACGATTGGACCCTTCACCCTGTTGTCTCCCCGGCAGAAAATCAGCGCGGCGCCCTACGCCGTCCTGGCGGGCAATGTGGCGGCGGGCGGGATTGCCTCGGGCACTTATTCAAGCGCCGTGACGTTCAGTAACTTCGCCAACGTGTTCAACGGCACGTTCACGGGTAACGGCGGCGGGCTGTCCAATTTGAACGCGACCAGCCTCGGTGGATTGAGCGCTTCGAACTTCTGGAAACTCGGCGGGAACGCCGGCACGACTGCGGGCGTGAATTTCCTCGGCACCACGGATAATCAGGCTTTGGAATTAAAGGCCAACGGCCAGCGAACCTTGCGGCTGGAGCCGATCACCGTTACCAACGTTATTCCGGGTGCTTCCATAATTTATTCCAATGCGCCGAATGTGATTGGCGGTACTTCGCTCAACGGAGTGGGCGCCGGAGTAGCGGGCGCATTTATTGGAGGCGGTGGAATCGGTGGACTTTACGCGGACCAAGGCGCTGGCTATGTTTTTTATGGTGCCTTTACCAACCGGGTCTCGGCGAACTTTTCGGCTATCGTTGGAGGTTATCTCAATATTATCCAGACGAACGCCGACGGCTCGGCCATCGGAGGCGGCACCGGCAACAACATCCAAAACGGCTCTGGTCCCGGTGTAATTGGCGGAGGCTCCGGCAATACCATGACCAATGCGTATGCTGCGACCATCGGCGGTGGCTCCGGCAACAGGATCGAAAGCGTCGGGAATTTCACCACGATTGCCGGCGGCGTGGACAATGCCATCACGGCTGATGCGCCTTCCGCCACGATCGGCGGCGGAACCGACAACACGAACCGCGCCTCTACCGGCACCATTGGCGGCGGGTCCCGTAACCTCATCGGAACCACCGCGTCTGGCGCAACCATCAGCGGGGGCAACGAAAACACGGCCGGCGGCGGATACGCGACCGTCGCGGGAGGCAATCAGAACATCGCTAGCGGCCCAAGCGCGACCGTGGGCGGTGGCTACAATAACAACAGCAGCTTGGACTACGCGACGGTGGGCGGCGGCTACCAAAACAACAGCAGCTTCTTCGCGACGACGGTGGGCGGCGGCCAGTATAACATCAGCAGCGCCTCCTATGCGACCGTGCCCGGCGGCTTGTCAAATAACGCAGCCGGCCTCTTCAGTTTTGCGGCCGGTCGCCGCGCCAAAGCCAATCACCGGGGCGCTTTTGTCTGGGCCGATGCCACCGATGCCGATTTTGCTTCGTCGGCCGACAATCAGTTTCTCATCCGCGCCGCCGGTGGCGTTGTGCTCAGTGACAGCACGCCCGCGATTTCCTTCGGCACCACCACGCGCCAGATGCTTGACTTTTACGGCCTCGGCTTCGGCATGGGCGTGCAGACCGCCACGTTGTATGCGCGCTCCAACACGCGCTTCTCCTGGTTCGTAGGCGGCGTGCACAGCGATCTGGAGAACAACGCGGGCGGGGGCACCGTGGCGATGACGCTCACCACTGCCGGCCTCACGGTCAATGGCACGTTCGTGAGCGCAAGCGACCGCAATGCGAAAGAACAATTCGAGCCGCTGAACCCGCGCGAGGTGTTGGACAAAGTCGCCATGCTGCCGCTTTCCAAATGGAGCTACAAGCAGGACTCCGCCACGCGCCATCTCGGCCCGATGGCGCAGGATTTTTACGCTGCCTTCGGCGTCGGTCCCGACGACAAACACATTGCCACCGTGGACGCCGACGGCGTGGCGCTGGCGGCGATTCAAGGATTGAACCAGAAACTGGCAGACGAATTAAAACAGAAGGAAACGGAGATAACGGAGTTGAAGCAAAGGCTGGCGAAACTGGAACAACTGATGAACCACAAGCACGGAGGGGCGAAATGAAAAACTCCAAATTTCAGGCTCCAACATCCAGAGAAGTTCCAAGCACCAAACAGGCAACCGGCGTTGCAGCCCGAGATGGGAGCTTGAAGCTTGGAGCTTCTCTGGTGCTTGGATGTTGCTGCTTGGCGCTTCTGCCTTGCGAGAGCGCCCGCGCTCAGTCTTACCGCATAGATTGGTTCACGATTGACGGCGGCGGCGGCTCGAGCACCGGCGGCGTTTATTCCGTCAACTGCACCATCGGCCAGCCTGATGCCGGACCGACATTAAGCGGCGGCAACTTCACCGTGGACGGCGGTTTTTGGAGTCTCATTGCCGCCGTGCAAACGCCCGGCGCACCGTTTTTGTCTATCCGACTCACGACGACGAACACCGTGGCCGTCTCCTGGCCGTCGCCATCCACCGGTTTCACGCTCCAGCAAAACACGAACGCACTCGCGACGGTGAACTGGAGCAACGTGGTCGCCACGCCGGACGACGACGGCACGACCAAGACTATCATTGTGAACCCGCCGACGGGGAACAGGTATTATCGGCTGAAGAGTCCGTAGATTCGATCACGCGTTCGTCAATTCGAACCTGGTCATTCTCTTTCAAGAAGAAGGACTTGCTTGTTGGGCTGAAAAAGGATTCCATGTTCGAGTTCCCTGAAGCCATGCAATACCGGTAGAATCTTCGTTTAACCAAACATCACCAATGAAAACATCCCCGATCACCTTCTTTAGCTTTGCCGTCGCTATGTTTCTGGTCTGCGGCGCAACTGACCTGCATGCCCAAGGCACGGCGTTCACGTATCAGGGTCGGCTGACGGACAACGGAAGCCCGGCCAATGGCAGCTACGACCTGCGGTTTTATTTGCGCGACGCCGCGACGTTCGGGAATCCCGTCGGCACGACGAACACCGTTGCGCCCGTCGCCGTCAGCAACGGTCTGTTCACGGTGGCGCTGGATTTTGGCGCAGGAATATTCACCGGCCCGGCGCGCTGGCTGGAAATCGGCATTCGCACCAACGGCAGCGTGGCGTCCTACGCCACTCTCAGCACGCGGCAGGCATTAACACCCGCGCCCTACGCGATCTTTGCCAACAGTTCGTCGAATGTGGTGAACGGCTCCGTGGTGAAAAGTCTCAACACTCTGAAAGACGATGTTGCGCTGGCGGCGGGCGCGAATGTGACCATTACACCCAGTGGCAACACGCTGACGATTGCATCGACCGGCGGCGGTGGCAGCGGCCCTTGGTTGCTCAACGGATCAAGTGCTTACTACAACGGCGGCAGAGTTGGCATAGGCACGACCACTCCCGCGGCGGCGCTGGAAGTCAACGACCCGAATGGCAACGCGCTGCTTTATGTTACTGCGCCCAGGCCCAATCTCATTTTTCGCGATACCATTGCTGGAAATGCCCGCGGCGTCATCGGCGGTTTCGACGGCGGCCTGCGCTTCTACACCGAAAGCTGGGAGACCGGCGCCAATCCGTCCGCATACATGGCGTTCACTACCAACGGCAATCTCGGCATTGGTACAATCACGCCGTTGAGCGCGCTGCATATTTCCGGCGTCGCGGATGCCGTGCGCCTGACAGGATCCAAGCCTTTCCTCACGTTGGAAGATACTTCCGCCGGCCTCTATTCTCGCATTCAGTCGGACGGTGGAGGGATGAATTTCAAGACCCAAGGGGCGGTCACCGGCAGCAACCCTGGCGGCCTGATTCATCTGGACGGTGTCGGCAACGTCGGCATTGGGACAACAACTCCAAATCATCACTTGAGCATTTTGAATTATGCGGGTGGTCCGACGTGGACCGCGAATGGCTGGATTGGCGCCGTCGAACTGGACAACGCTGCGGCCATTGGCTGGCGCTCCAACGGAGGAGGGCAGAGATTTGGCATGGGCCATTCCGGCGGAGGATTTTATCTGTTTCGCACGGCAAGCGATCCGGGCACGACTGGCGGCGCAGCGGTGTACGATGTTGTCGTGAATGATTCGGGCAACGTCGGCATCGGCACGACCACACCCACCAGCAAACTGGAAATCGCGGCGCAGGATGGAATGAAAATAACCGGCTTTCAACCGTTCCTGACTTTGCGCGACAGCAACGCCGGCAATGCGCGTGGTGTCATCCAAACGGTTTCAGGTGGTTTGCTCTTTTTCACTGAAAGCTATCTGAGCGGCGCCAACCTCAACAACTCCATGGCCCTGGCAAATTCCGGCAATTTCAGCGTCAAGAACATCACGATACGCGGAGGAGCAGACGTCGCAGAACCCTTTGAGTTTACTTCAGAACACATCCCGGCAGGTGCAGTCGTGATCATTGATGATGAACATCCCGGAAAACTGAAACTCACTTCACACGCTTACGACACGCGTGTCGCGGGTATTGTCAGTGGCGCCAATGGCGTAAGCCCCGGAATCAGTTTGCATCAGGAAGGCATTTTGGAAGGCGGGCAAAACGTCGCGCTGAGTGGTCGCGTGTATGTCCTCGCCGACGCCTCGCGTGGGAGAATCAAGGCGGGTGACCTGCTCACAACTTCAGACACACCCGGCTATGCGATGAAGGCAGTTGATCATGCCAAGGCTCAAGGTGCCATTCTAGGAAAAGCAATGAGCGGGCTGAAAGATGGCAAAGGCATGGTGCTCACTCTGGTGACGCTTCAATAACTCTCAACGAAGCTGATGTCATGAAAATGAATCCTTCAAGACCTGCGTGCCTTTGGCTGTGGTTGACAATTGTTTCTTTGCTATGGCCGCAGGAAAAAGACTCCGCCCGCGCCCAGAGTATTGTGCAAAGCTGGCAGGGAATTACCGCACCTGGAAGCATTGCTCCACCGGACCCACACGGTGCGCCGGGCCCCGACGGCGTGCTCGCGACAGTCAACTTGCAGGTCAGTTACTTCACCAAATCGGGCGGTCTCATTTGGGGTCCGACCAATCTGCTCAATTTCTTCGTCGGCAATACTGGAGTGACCAATCAGAATTCCGATCCTCGTGTGGTCTTCGATGCGGACAGCCGGCGTTTCTTCGTCATCATGCAGGAAAATCATAACAGCCAATTCTGGTTGAACGTGGCGGTATCGAAAAACGCCGACCCTCGAAGTTCGGGCGCGGCGGATTGGATTTTCTATCGTTTCAATGCGACGGAGAGTTCAGCAACCAACACTGCCGGGGGCGTGAATTACGGCGGCGATTATCCCGGGCTGGCGGTGGATGCTCAGGCGCTCTACGTCGTGTATCGGATGTTTGCTTTTATTCCCGCAGGAACCATCAGTGGCTGCGGTTGTGACGTCCTCAATTCAGCGGTGCTCATTATGAATAAGGCGCAACTTATCAACGGCACCGGCACGCTCGCGTCATTCTACACAGATACCGTGACCATCCAGCCGGTCACGCCTGCGGGTGCGAGTCCCGGCAACGTGATGTACATGGTCGCCAATTGGAACAACACCAACCTCAAGCTCTACGCCCTCAGCGACCCGCTGGGCGCGCGCACTCTTTCCACGCAATTTATTGTCGTGACGGACATCGGCGGCGGACCGACCAACCAGGCGCCCCAACTAGGTTCCGCCAGTACCGTGGACCCGATCGTGAGCAAGCTGCAAGGCAATGCAACCCTGGCTCAAGGGGACATTTGGTGCTGCATGACTCGCGGCCAGCCCGCCGGACCCGCCGTGGCGGCCTATTGGCGTATCCGCCTCAATAATTGGCCCGCCAGCGGCAGTGCGACTCTCGCCGAACAGGGAACGGTCGGGGCCGGCACGGATTGGAATTATTGTCCCTCCATCGGAGCAAATCTCAGAGGCGATGTTGCCATCACCTGGACGAAATCTTCAGCCAGCCTGTACACCACAATGATGGGCGCCTGGCGCACGGCGGGCGCTGGCGCGTTCGCCGGTCCGGTTGTGATCAAAGCGAGTTCGAGCGCCAACACCGACGGACGTTGGGGAGATTATTTCACCAGTTGGCCCGATCCCAATGACGGCTCGATGTGGCTCGGCGGCGAATGGACGACCAACGGCACTTGGAGCACATGGTGGGCGCAAATTGCCATGCCGCCCCGGGATTATTATGTGAAATGGGATGCTCCTCAGCCAGCAACACAAGACGGCTCGATCACGTTTCCTTACACGACCGTCGGGGCCGCGCACGCAAACATCACGAGCGGCACGCTGCATATTTATGGCGGCAATTACAACGAGTCGTTGACCATCAACAAGAGCGTCTATCTGGAAGCCTTCTCCGGCGGCGCTGTGACCATAGGTGCGCCATGAGGAACAACCCCGTTGCCAGTATGTTGCAAACCGCACAAATATTGAATCGTATGACAAACCCGAAGCTCGCAGTTCTCATCGCGGCGCTCGCCGTCGCCGCTTTCCTGGGAGAAGCCATCGCCCAGAACGAACCGGCTCCCGCACCGCAACCGCCCTCGAGTCCGTGGCAAAAGCCGTTTGCCGAACAGGCCACGGAAGAAGCCTGGACTGCGTTTAAGGACGGGCAATATGAAGCCGCTTCAGTAAAAGCCGGCGAGTGCATCGCAAAATGCGAAACCGTTGCCGACCAGATCGAAGCCACTCTGGAATCTGCCAGGATTGTGCTGCCAAAAGGAGCGGTCTCGCAAGAGGATCGAAAGCGCATCGCCAGGTACCAGGTGCTGCATGATGTCGCCACCTGTTTGTGGATCAAAGGTCAGGCCGAGGAAAAGCTCGGACATCAAGCCGAAGCAAAGAAGGCCTACACTCAGGCTATCAAATATTCCCATGCCAGGAGTTCACGACCGACCGGCGATTCGTTCTGGTCTCCAGCCGAAAAAGCAGCGGAAGCCTTGGCCAAATGAATATGAATGCGAAGAAAATATTTCTCACGGCTGGTCTTGCTATTTTTACGACGCTCGCGCTGGCTCAAACCTACTCGATTGACTGGTTCACGATTGACGGCGGCGGCGGCACGAGCATGGGCGGCGTGTATCAAATCAGCGGCACCGCCGGCCAGCCCGACGCCGGGCCGACAATGACCGGCGGCAACTTCACTGTGGACGGCGGGTTCTGGGGCATCATCGCCGCCCTGCAAACGCCCGGCGCGCCCACGCTCACGATTACGAGGACGGCGACCAACACTGTGGCAGTGTCCTGGCCGTCGCCGTCCACCGGCTTCACGCTTCAGCAAAACACCAACAGCGTCGCATCGGTGAACTGGAGCAACATCGTCGCCGCGCCATCGGATGACGGCACGACCAAGACCGTCATCGTCAATCCACCGGCGGGCAATCGCTTCTATCGGCTGTTCAAGCCGTGAACTGGTCGGGACGACTTCCACGTCGTCCCCAGCTTCTTGGCAGAGGAATACGATTTGGGACGCGGTCGCACGCGTACCTTTTTTCCTGCCGTCGCCGCCGCCGCCCAATATCGGCCCGCCCAATACCTTCTTGTCGTTTGCCCCTTTATCTGCTAGTAGTATTCCGTCTCCACCATTTCTGGTTCGTTGGCCGTGAACCATCAAACCTGGTGACACCGTTTCATAACTCAGTAACCGACGGCCGGCTGAACTATGAAAAAGAAACCGTTCATACTCCTGGCGCTGGCATTCCTCTCCACCCTCAACTCTCAACTCTCAACCCTCTTCGCTCAAGGCAGCGCCTTCACTTATCAGGGACGGCTGAACACCAACAACGCGCCATACTCCGGCTCGGCGGAATTCCAGTTCACGCTCTGGGACGCGGCGAGCGCCGGCAGTGCCGTGGCGACGAACAATCCGGTCAGCCTCATTGCCCCGGTCGCCGACGGCTTGTTCACCGTGACGCTGGACTTTGGTCTCAACCCGTTTAACGGCCAGCCGCGCTTCCTGCAGACCGAGGTGCGCACGGCCATCGGGCCGTTCACCGCGTTGACTCCGCGCCAGCCCGTGACCGCCACGCCGTATGCGTTGAGGGCGTTGAACCTCACCACGAACGGTCTGGCGGCGGGCACCTACGCCAGCGCCGTCACGTTTGACAATGCGGCCAACAGTTTTGCCGGTGCGTTCACCGGTGCGTTCACCGGCGCGGCCAGCGGAAACGGTTCCGGCCTGACCAATGTGAACGCCGCCACGCTCGGCGGCTTGAGCGGCGCGAGCTTTTGGAAAACCAACGGCAACGCGGGCGCGAACCCAACGAACGGTGCGTTCCTGGGTACCGCGGATAACCTGCCACTGGAGTTCAAGGTCAACGGCCAGCGGGCGCTACGGATTGAGCCAACTGCCACTTCACCGAATGTGATCGGTGGCGCGGCCGGAAATTCTGTTGCGGCCGGGCTTTCCGGTGCCACCATCAGCGGCGGCTCTGGAAACAGGATACTCCTGAGTAGCGATTCTCCCTATGGAGGATCCGTCATTGGCGGAGGTGATGGCAATCTCATCGGCGGGACACCAGGAGTCGGCGGCCTCGCACTTGGTGGATTCAATTTCATCGGTGGAGGGTATGCGAATAACATCAGGGCTGGTGGTGATTTCGATACCATCTCCGGTGGCGAGGGGAACACGATTGGCACCAATGCCGACCATGTCACGATTGCGGGGGGAGCAAGGAACGACGTTGGCACCAGTTCCGTCCTCAGCGTGATCAGTGGCGGCAACGACAACAACATCGGCACCAACTCGCCCAACAGCGTGATCGGCGGCGGTGGCAACAACAACATCACGAACAACTCGACCTACGCCACCATTCCCGGAGGCGAATTGAACACCGCCACCAACTACGCCTTTGCCGCCGGGCGTCGCGCCAAGGCAA
Coding sequences:
- a CDS encoding tail fiber domain-containing protein gives rise to the protein MKKKPFILLALAFLSTLNSQLSTLFAQGSAFTYQGRLNTNNAPYSGSAEFQFTLWDAASAGSAVATNNPVSLIAPVADGLFTVTLDFGLNPFNGQPRFLQTEVRTAIGPFTALTPRQPVTATPYALRALNLTTNGLAAGTYASAVTFDNAANSFAGAFTGAFTGAASGNGSGLTNVNAATLGGLSGASFWKTNGNAGANPTNGAFLGTADNLPLEFKVNGQRALRIEPTATSPNVIGGAAGNSVAAGLSGATISGGSGNRILLSSDSPYGGSVIGGGDGNLIGGTPGVGGLALGGFNFIGGGYANNIRAGGDFDTISGGEGNTIGTNADHVTIAGGARNDVGTSSVLSVISGGNDNNIGTNSPNSVIGGGGNNNITNNSTYATIPGGELNTATNYAFAAGRRAKANHQGAFVWADSQNADFDSTSGDQFLIRAAGGVGIGTTSPQAKLHVAGSVVVQGLTTPPAASATNLLNLGSGNTTNGFLNGISFFESATTTAMSLGYDGSGGAAQNALRIYSSAGSPLFTFEASGDLGIGTTAPTNKLHVIGGATFSSGAGGANQNVVWTPGSASWSFTSDRNAKDRIAPVDGREVLEKLSRIPVAEWSYKGYDQRHLGPMAQDFHAQFPLNTDDTSLNDADLHGVALAAIQGLNQKLTDELKRRDAENAELKTRLIALEELIANLSAKGN
- a CDS encoding tail fiber domain-containing protein, giving the protein MKTSFLTIRNLGAAALLFTFIILHSAFCVPAFAQGTAFTYQGRLTDGTNVASGPVELQLTLWNALTGGAQVAAAVPTSTVVTVTNGLFTMPVDFGAAAFNGADRYVQIELRTTIGPFTLLSPRQKISAAPYAVLAGNVAAGGIASGTYSSAVTFSNFANVFNGTFTGNGGGLSNLNATSLGGLSASNFWKLGGNAGTTAGVNFLGTTDNQALELKANGQRTLRLEPITVTNVIPGASIIYSNAPNVIGGTSLNGVGAGVAGAFIGGGGIGGLYADQGAGYVFYGAFTNRVSANFSAIVGGYLNIIQTNADGSAIGGGTGNNIQNGSGPGVIGGGSGNTMTNAYAATIGGGSGNRIESVGNFTTIAGGVDNAITADAPSATIGGGTDNTNRASTGTIGGGSRNLIGTTASGATISGGNENTAGGGYATVAGGNQNIASGPSATVGGGYNNNSSLDYATVGGGYQNNSSFFATTVGGGQYNISSASYATVPGGLSNNAAGLFSFAAGRRAKANHRGAFVWADATDADFASSADNQFLIRAAGGVVLSDSTPAISFGTTTRQMLDFYGLGFGMGVQTATLYARSNTRFSWFVGGVHSDLENNAGGGTVAMTLTTAGLTVNGTFVSASDRNAKEQFEPLNPREVLDKVAMLPLSKWSYKQDSATRHLGPMAQDFYAAFGVGPDDKHIATVDADGVALAAIQGLNQKLADELKQKETEITELKQRLAKLEQLMNHKHGGAK